One genomic segment of Candidatus Bathyarchaeota archaeon includes these proteins:
- a CDS encoding HAD family hydrolase — protein MSDKINAKGIFLDLDGTIVDSSQAYLQAAQTAFLAIKKTPPTLTEALEIPKRLEQGLDISHLVNGETNKFLNIYLKTYYTATKTKTRLLPEITFTLKMLSKKAKLALITMRHVPKQDLILELQHFGLSKYFSQVITAADTVKPKPSPEALNKCIKDLNLQISDCLIAGDSVNDIRAGKAAGAKTVAVLSGLYLCEELEVEKPDLILPDLNVLPEYLH, from the coding sequence ATGAGCGATAAAATTAATGCTAAAGGTATTTTCTTGGATTTAGATGGAACAATTGTGGATTCCAGCCAAGCATACCTGCAAGCAGCCCAAACCGCTTTTTTAGCCATTAAAAAAACCCCACCGACGCTCACGGAAGCGCTTGAGATCCCCAAAAGGCTTGAACAAGGTTTAGACATCAGCCATCTTGTCAATGGAGAAACAAACAAGTTTCTCAATATATACCTAAAAACGTACTACACAGCTACCAAAACCAAAACCAGACTCCTGCCAGAAATCACCTTCACCCTTAAAATGCTCTCTAAAAAGGCAAAACTTGCCCTAATCACAATGCGCCACGTCCCAAAACAAGACCTAATTTTAGAACTACAACATTTCGGGTTATCAAAATATTTTTCACAAGTAATAACTGCAGCCGACACCGTAAAACCTAAACCATCACCCGAAGCCCTAAACAAATGCATCAAAGACTTAAACCTACAAATTAGTGATTGCCTAATCGCAGGTGACTCAGTAAATGATATCCGCGCGGGAAAAGCTGCAGGTGCCAAAACTGTGGCAGTACTGTCTGGACTGTATTTATGTGAAGAATTAGAAGTTGAGAAACCTGATTTAATCTTGCCAGATTTGAACGTGCTTCCAGAATATTTACACTAA
- a CDS encoding 50S ribosomal protein L37e gives MGKGTPSMGKRQGRVVHIKCRRCGRRAYHVRNKRCAACGFGETTTIRHYKWQTKTLSRNRIAVSKRAAASFVK, from the coding sequence GTGGGAAAAGGAACTCCATCAATGGGCAAACGTCAAGGGCGTGTTGTCCACATTAAATGCAGGCGTTGTGGAAGACGTGCATATCACGTGCGCAATAAGCGATGTGCTGCATGTGGATTTGGCGAAACCACAACCATTAGGCACTATAAATGGCAAACTAAAACTTTGTCAAGAAATAGAATTGCCGTTTCCAAAAGAGCCGCAGCTTCTTTTGTAAAATAA
- a CDS encoding LSm family protein, translated as MSEMTTEILEQNLSKIVLVRLKGGKSLRGRLKGFDQHLNLVLEETEDTTVVENQKKLGLIIVRGDNVVLISPPPR; from the coding sequence ATGAGCGAAATGACAACCGAAATCCTTGAACAAAACCTAAGCAAAATCGTGCTTGTACGCCTTAAAGGAGGCAAAAGCCTGCGTGGAAGACTTAAGGGTTTCGACCAGCACTTAAACCTTGTACTAGAAGAAACAGAAGACACTACGGTGGTTGAAAACCAGAAAAAACTCGGATTAATAATTGTACGCGGAGATAACGTGGTTCTTATCTCACCGCCACCTAGGTGA